Proteins from a single region of Chryseobacterium sp. T16E-39:
- a CDS encoding GNAT family N-acetyltransferase, which produces MKIEYTISNITTDSEIQQCWEVISLLRPHLNKNNWKDIIGEMMANEKYYIAGIIENTQCVAFAGYRIMNSLHSGHIIYIDDLCTLESHRGKGLGSQLLKYVERIARSGDMDAVILDTDFTNNTAQKVYLKSGFQLAALHLAHILK; this is translated from the coding sequence ATGAAGATTGAATATACGATTTCAAATATAACAACAGATTCAGAGATTCAGCAATGCTGGGAAGTGATTTCCCTGCTTCGACCTCATCTCAACAAAAACAATTGGAAAGATATCATTGGTGAAATGATGGCAAATGAAAAATATTATATTGCCGGAATTATTGAGAATACCCAGTGTGTTGCATTTGCGGGATACCGTATTATGAATTCTTTACACAGTGGGCATATTATTTACATCGATGATCTTTGTACATTGGAATCTCACAGAGGAAAAGGTTTGGGCTCCCAATTACTGAAATATGTAGAACGTATAGCCAGATCCGGTGACATGGATGCCGTAATTCTCGACACTGATTTTACAAATAATACCGCACAGAAGGTATATTTAAAATCGGGTTTTCAGCTTGCTGCACTTCATCTTGCTCATATTTTGAAATAA
- a CDS encoding 5' nucleotidase, NT5C type: MRNKRETIAIDMDGVIADVEAQLIDWYHRDYGVLITREDMLGKPEPEAFPNREAVLEFLQTPGFFRTLPVMPNAIEVVKELMNDYDIYIVTAAMEFPLSLYEKYEWLQEHFPFISWKNIIMCGDKSIIDTDYLIDDHIKNLDFCKGRPIMFNAGHNSKIDHHQRVHSWDEVKVLFADIKTAKETLITESN, encoded by the coding sequence ATGAGAAATAAAAGAGAAACGATTGCGATAGATATGGATGGTGTAATAGCTGATGTAGAGGCACAACTGATCGATTGGTACCACAGGGATTATGGTGTTTTGATTACCCGAGAGGATATGCTTGGTAAACCGGAACCGGAAGCTTTCCCAAATAGAGAGGCTGTATTGGAATTTTTACAGACTCCCGGATTTTTCCGTACCCTGCCTGTCATGCCCAACGCAATAGAAGTCGTAAAAGAATTAATGAATGATTATGATATCTATATAGTGACAGCCGCTATGGAATTCCCACTTTCATTGTATGAAAAATATGAATGGCTTCAGGAACATTTCCCTTTTATTTCCTGGAAAAATATCATCATGTGTGGTGATAAAAGTATCATAGATACCGATTATCTTATTGATGACCACATCAAAAACCTTGATTTTTGTAAGGGAAGACCCATCATGTTTAATGCCGGGCACAATTCGAAGATAGACCATCATCAGAGGGTACACAGCTGGGACGAGGTCAAAGTTTTATTTGCCGATATTAAAACAGCAAAAGAAACTCTAATCACCGAATCCAATTAA
- a CDS encoding YdcF family protein, with product MKSIILILGAPNDANGNLSTTAIDRLNAAYELYQKDKKLSFLCSGGFGEHFNTSHLPHAHYAKEYLIKKGACGNDFLPHLITSNTVDDFRKAIPILTEIDPEVIYVVTSDFHVARAKMIFNIVTQNKEINKKTVFIYAQSSHASGELKRLEEHENKAIKVLINNNFTLY from the coding sequence ATGAAAAGTATTATTCTCATTCTGGGAGCGCCCAATGATGCAAACGGAAATCTAAGCACAACAGCAATTGACCGATTGAATGCTGCTTATGAACTTTATCAAAAAGATAAAAAATTAAGTTTTTTATGCTCCGGTGGGTTTGGTGAACACTTTAATACATCACATTTGCCTCATGCCCACTATGCAAAGGAGTATCTTATTAAAAAAGGAGCCTGCGGAAATGATTTTTTGCCCCATTTGATCACTTCAAATACAGTTGATGATTTCAGAAAGGCAATTCCAATACTCACAGAAATAGATCCGGAAGTCATTTATGTGGTTACCTCTGATTTTCATGTGGCAAGGGCAAAGATGATCTTTAATATCGTGACCCAGAACAAGGAGATCAATAAAAAAACAGTCTTTATTTATGCTCAGTCATCGCATGCTTCCGGTGAACTTAAAAGGTTGGAAGAGCATGAAAATAAAGCGATTAAAGTTCTAATCAACAACAATTTTACTTTGTATTAA
- a CDS encoding AAA family ATPase: MKNQKNNFYIITGGPGVGKTTLLKQLEKMGYRTVDEDARQIIKEQMQSNGEGLPWRDKELYTHLMINTSVNSFKNISQDQNNLIFFDRGIIDAYCYADMIGLAISNEMKNIVDTHQYNPTVFILPPWPEIYETDAERKQTWEEAFETYSSMKNTYSIYGYQVVDVPLDSVEKRAAFILNHINDLNDIP, translated from the coding sequence ATGAAGAATCAGAAGAACAATTTTTATATTATTACAGGAGGACCTGGTGTTGGAAAAACAACACTTCTGAAACAACTTGAAAAAATGGGCTATCGGACCGTAGACGAAGATGCCAGGCAAATCATAAAAGAACAGATGCAAAGTAATGGTGAAGGGCTACCGTGGAGAGATAAAGAACTCTACACCCATCTTATGATCAATACATCTGTAAATAGTTTTAAAAACATTTCACAGGATCAAAATAACCTCATCTTCTTTGATCGCGGGATTATTGATGCCTATTGCTATGCTGATATGATAGGTTTAGCAATTTCTAATGAGATGAAAAATATTGTGGATACCCATCAATATAATCCAACTGTCTTTATTCTTCCTCCATGGCCCGAAATTTATGAAACCGACGCAGAAAGAAAGCAAACATGGGAAGAAGCTTTTGAAACCTATAGCAGCATGAAAAACACCTACTCTATTTATGGTTATCAGGTTGTAGATGTGCCTTTAGATTCCGTTGAAAAAAGAGCAGCATTTATTTTAAATCATATTAATGATTTAAATGACATACCGTAA
- a CDS encoding SDR family oxidoreductase — protein MKTIFITGASTGLGKTTAKLFQSRGWNVIATMRNPEAETELQTLDNVTLLPLDVTNPEQIKSTVKNALEISDIDLVFNNAGYGLIGPLEALTDDQIVKQLNTNLLGVIRVTQAFIPYFREKREGMFITTTSIGGLIAFPLGSTYHATKWALEGWSESLAFELNTFGVDIKTVSPGGIKTDFISRSLDMGTQPEYEPMINKMFSNTEVMMEGASEPELIAEVVYEAATDGKKQLRYVAGADANALYAQRLELGAEAFREQFGKQFI, from the coding sequence ATGAAAACAATTTTTATAACAGGTGCCTCTACAGGACTTGGAAAAACAACCGCTAAATTATTTCAAAGCAGAGGATGGAATGTAATTGCTACAATGAGAAATCCAGAAGCTGAAACCGAACTTCAAACATTAGACAATGTAACCTTGCTTCCATTAGATGTGACGAACCCTGAGCAGATCAAATCAACAGTAAAAAATGCCCTTGAGATTAGTGATATCGATTTAGTCTTTAATAATGCAGGCTACGGGTTAATCGGGCCTTTGGAAGCTTTAACGGATGATCAAATCGTTAAACAATTAAATACCAATTTATTAGGGGTTATCCGTGTGACCCAGGCTTTTATTCCTTATTTCAGAGAAAAAAGAGAAGGGATGTTTATCACAACGACTTCTATCGGTGGATTAATTGCTTTCCCATTAGGATCTACTTACCATGCTACCAAATGGGCATTGGAAGGATGGAGCGAAAGTCTTGCCTTTGAACTGAATACTTTTGGAGTGGATATAAAAACAGTATCTCCTGGTGGGATCAAGACCGACTTTATCAGCCGTTCCCTGGATATGGGTACACAACCGGAGTATGAACCTATGATCAATAAGATGTTCTCCAATACTGAAGTAATGATGGAAGGGGCTTCTGAACCTGAGCTGATTGCTGAAGTGGTATATGAAGCAGCAACAGACGGTAAAAAACAATTGAGATATGTTGCAGGCGCAGATGCTAATGCATTATATGCACAACGTCTTGAGTTGGGAGCAGAAGCATTCAGAGAACAATTCGGAAAGCAGTTTATCTAA
- a CDS encoding NAD-dependent epimerase/dehydratase family protein: protein MKKIAITGGSGFVGSAIYRECLKRNDSQIFLFDKTKPDYILPNNVSWVECDTTDFNLVKKCLTEINPDHIYLIAGVLGTTELNFHPLKAVQNNSVGISTFIEVLLTMEKKPRLFYVTKPNVWENMYTITKENAERIIKLYMKEYAIEGCIHKWFNAYGPGQHTHPIRKAVPYFILNALHGKPLEIWGNGKQTVDLIHIEDIAYLAVEAMNKEVCTNENVVDIGTGVSVTVEDLAKLIIKLTGSSSDIVYKNMRAGEVEETILVANTTGIDNHIVSNYKFKDLEKGMKDTIEYYRNVSDEHKESFFTYYNSNQHEKYYSHSGSAQ, encoded by the coding sequence ATGAAAAAAATCGCCATCACAGGTGGTAGTGGATTTGTTGGTTCTGCTATTTACAGAGAATGCCTTAAAAGGAATGATTCCCAAATCTTTTTATTTGACAAGACAAAGCCGGATTATATCCTTCCCAACAATGTTTCCTGGGTTGAATGTGATACGACAGATTTTAATCTGGTAAAAAAATGTTTAACCGAAATTAACCCTGATCATATTTATCTTATCGCTGGTGTTCTCGGAACAACTGAACTTAATTTTCACCCATTAAAAGCTGTACAAAATAACAGTGTTGGCATTTCCACATTTATTGAGGTTTTGCTTACCATGGAAAAGAAACCCAGATTATTCTATGTGACCAAGCCAAATGTTTGGGAGAATATGTATACCATTACAAAAGAAAACGCAGAGCGCATCATTAAACTATATATGAAAGAGTATGCGATTGAAGGATGTATTCATAAATGGTTCAATGCGTATGGACCTGGGCAGCATACACATCCTATCAGAAAGGCGGTCCCTTATTTTATTTTAAATGCCCTGCACGGTAAGCCTCTTGAAATATGGGGAAATGGAAAGCAAACCGTTGATCTTATCCATATTGAAGATATCGCATATCTTGCTGTTGAGGCCATGAATAAAGAAGTATGTACTAATGAGAATGTGGTTGACATAGGAACCGGAGTATCGGTGACCGTAGAAGATCTGGCAAAGCTGATTATTAAATTAACAGGTTCTTCTTCTGATATTGTGTATAAGAACATGAGAGCCGGTGAGGTGGAAGAAACTATTTTGGTTGCCAATACAACAGGAATTGATAATCACATTGTATCCAATTACAAGTTTAAGGATCTGGAAAAAGGAATGAAAGATACCATTGAATATTATCGAAATGTATCTGATGAACACAAAGAATCCTTCTTTACTTACTATAACAGTAATCAACATGAAAAGTATTATTCTCATTCTGGGAGCGCCCAATGA
- a CDS encoding helix-turn-helix domain-containing protein yields MEKKDNAPFKISSISELHQILNVSKPLHPLISLVDNRAMSVNKEMLNRNFVLNFYKISYKFSENGKMGYGQGYYDFNEGGMMFTAPNQILSTEENAEYHGYTLFIHPDFIRNYSLAKNIKKYGFFSYDTNEALHLSDKEKNLIVGLLDNIQGELNTAIDEISQDVIISYIEVLLNYSNRFYKRQFITRKSVNSDLLSKMEYLLNNYFDEQETLNKGVPTVEFLASELNLSPHYLSDMLRNLTGQNAQQHIHTKLIEKAKEYLTTTGLSVAEIAYQLGFEHSQSFNKLFKKKTNTTPLLFKQSFN; encoded by the coding sequence ATGGAAAAGAAAGATAATGCTCCTTTTAAAATCTCATCCATATCCGAGCTGCATCAGATATTGAATGTTTCAAAACCTTTACATCCATTGATCAGTCTGGTTGATAACAGGGCAATGAGCGTTAATAAAGAAATGCTCAACCGGAATTTTGTTTTAAATTTTTATAAAATTTCCTACAAATTTTCTGAGAATGGTAAAATGGGATATGGTCAGGGTTATTATGACTTTAATGAAGGCGGAATGATGTTCACTGCTCCTAATCAGATTCTGTCTACTGAAGAGAATGCAGAATATCATGGCTATACCTTGTTTATACATCCGGATTTTATAAGAAACTATTCCCTTGCAAAGAATATTAAAAAGTATGGTTTCTTTTCCTATGATACCAATGAAGCGCTGCATTTATCTGATAAAGAAAAGAACCTTATCGTAGGGCTTTTGGATAATATTCAGGGCGAACTTAATACGGCTATCGATGAAATCAGTCAGGATGTGATCATCTCTTATATAGAAGTGTTACTGAATTACAGCAATAGATTTTATAAGCGACAGTTTATAACCCGTAAATCGGTGAACAGCGATCTGCTATCCAAAATGGAATATCTTCTGAATAATTACTTTGATGAACAGGAAACTTTGAACAAGGGTGTTCCGACAGTAGAATTTTTGGCATCAGAACTGAATCTTTCTCCACACTACTTAAGTGATATGCTTCGTAATCTTACCGGGCAAAATGCTCAGCAGCATATCCACACAAAACTGATTGAAAAAGCAAAAGAGTATCTCACTACAACGGGTCTCTCTGTTGCAGAGATAGCCTATCAGCTGGGATTTGAACATTCACAGTCTTTTAATAAATTATTCAAAAAGAAGACGAATACCACACCGTTACTCTTTAAACAGTCTTTCAATTAG
- a CDS encoding DeoR/GlpR family DNA-binding transcription regulator, with protein sequence MIKAERQNLILEYLAKDKKVLLDQLSKILKVSEDTVRRDIKELSDKGLLKAVRGGALQRSSMPLHFKDRQNIDVPYKKIIAEKVLEYIKPGMVLLVDSGTSALAVVANLPKDIALTVVTNSFPVASLLEDHTEIEVLFMGGMLNKISFSTTGYETIQSIRNIRADICLLGVCSIDLEVGVTGDDYEDSLVKRVMIETSKSTIALSTTDKLGTSESFYICAANSLTTIITEADPTSDYLKPYIDAGIEIR encoded by the coding sequence ATGATTAAAGCCGAAAGACAGAATCTCATATTGGAATACCTTGCCAAGGATAAGAAAGTACTGCTGGACCAGTTAAGTAAGATCCTTAAAGTATCGGAAGATACTGTACGCAGAGATATTAAGGAATTATCAGATAAAGGATTGCTTAAAGCAGTTCGTGGCGGTGCACTTCAGCGGTCCTCGATGCCTTTACACTTTAAAGACCGGCAGAATATTGATGTTCCCTATAAAAAAATCATTGCTGAAAAAGTATTGGAATATATCAAACCGGGAATGGTATTGCTGGTAGATTCGGGAACCTCAGCATTGGCTGTAGTAGCCAATTTACCGAAGGATATCGCTTTAACAGTAGTCACAAACAGTTTTCCGGTAGCTTCCCTTTTAGAGGATCATACTGAAATTGAAGTTTTATTTATGGGCGGGATGCTTAACAAAATTTCTTTTTCAACCACTGGCTATGAGACGATTCAGAGCATAAGAAACATCAGGGCAGATATCTGTTTACTGGGTGTTTGTAGTATTGATCTGGAAGTAGGAGTCACAGGGGATGATTATGAAGACAGCCTTGTCAAAAGAGTGATGATAGAAACTTCAAAAAGCACGATTGCATTGTCTACTACTGATAAACTGGGGACATCTGAATCTTTTTATATCTGTGCAGCAAATTCACTTACTACAATTATCACAGAGGCTGATCCTACCTCTGATTATTTAAAACCCTATATCGATGCAGGGATCGAAATCAGATAA
- a CDS encoding T9SS type A sorting domain-containing protein, whose protein sequence is MKKISILLSISVCSLMSAQYCLPTFEYSGNLAIGEAIMNVTFGNINNTSPSVTNGTAPPNYEDFTSISTDIQVGNAYPISVKGPSGTFPSDVVVFIDFNKNGNFDDAGERFFIGRLESANPFNAKTVTGSISIPGTALIGATKMRVLKNTNIAAYSDPNASTSINSACASLRSGQAEDYSVNIVAANLSTKDQDIHKEALALYPNPSTGMVHIKATEPIEKYEMFSSTGQKVMEGKSASLNMGPLVPGTYLIKIQLKNNKVITEKIIKK, encoded by the coding sequence ATGAAGAAGATATCTATCCTTTTAAGTATTTCAGTTTGTTCTTTAATGAGCGCACAGTACTGCTTACCTACATTTGAATACAGTGGTAATTTGGCCATAGGTGAGGCAATTATGAATGTCACATTTGGAAATATCAATAATACTTCGCCTTCTGTTACAAATGGAACTGCTCCTCCTAACTACGAAGATTTTACATCAATATCTACAGATATTCAGGTCGGAAATGCATATCCGATTTCTGTAAAAGGTCCTTCAGGGACATTTCCTAGCGATGTTGTTGTATTTATTGATTTTAATAAAAATGGAAACTTTGATGATGCCGGAGAACGTTTTTTTATTGGACGTTTAGAATCAGCCAATCCATTCAATGCAAAGACGGTTACGGGCAGTATCAGTATTCCAGGAACTGCTTTAATAGGAGCAACCAAAATGAGGGTTTTAAAAAATACCAATATAGCGGCCTATTCCGATCCGAATGCATCTACTTCAATTAATTCGGCTTGCGCCAGCTTAAGATCAGGACAGGCGGAGGATTATTCTGTAAATATAGTAGCAGCAAACCTTTCAACCAAGGATCAGGATATTCATAAGGAAGCCCTTGCATTATATCCTAATCCAAGTACCGGAATGGTACATATAAAGGCAACCGAGCCCATTGAAAAATACGAGATGTTCAGTAGTACCGGTCAGAAAGTAATGGAAGGGAAATCTGCTTCATTGAATATGGGTCCACTGGTTCCCGGAACTTATTTAATTAAAATTCAATTAAAGAATAATAAAGTGATTACCGAAAAGATCATTAAGAAATAA
- a CDS encoding DUF1569 domain-containing protein: protein MKTIFETTTREELISRINALTDKNTAQWGKMNLYQMTKHCTVWNDWVLGITKHRYRQELLGKIFGKMALRSLMKEGAIMDKNVPAGDFAIKELNGDTELQKKIWSEQIAAYEHYSNPDFIHSFFGKMKTDELGIFVYKHMDHHLRQFNA from the coding sequence ATGAAAACAATATTTGAAACTACAACCAGAGAAGAATTGATCAGCCGGATCAATGCGCTTACAGATAAAAATACAGCCCAATGGGGAAAAATGAATCTCTATCAGATGACAAAACACTGCACAGTCTGGAACGACTGGGTTTTAGGAATCACCAAACATAGGTACAGACAGGAGTTACTTGGGAAGATATTTGGAAAAATGGCTTTGCGTAGTTTAATGAAAGAAGGAGCCATTATGGATAAAAATGTACCTGCCGGTGATTTTGCAATTAAAGAGCTTAATGGTGATACTGAATTGCAGAAAAAGATATGGTCTGAACAGATTGCTGCGTATGAACATTATTCAAATCCGGATTTTATTCATAGTTTTTTTGGTAAAATGAAAACTGATGAGCTGGGTATTTTTGTATATAAACATATGGATCATCATCTGCGCCAGTTTAATGCATGA
- a CDS encoding GlxA family transcriptional regulator, with protein MKHISILVYEDAMPTAISTTTALLSSANDAAIVKGFPPPFDIELIGIDLNNVQSSLHMQFTCSKTLSEQFDTDVVIVPPIKAGSEDIRTLLLKNYKLVDWIKEKYKQKAEIISLCTGAYFLAESGLLDHMPATSHWDAMEDLEQRYPLIDFKPDHVVTHSKAIITGGGGFSSLNAVLYFIEKNCGKEISVSLSKYYALDYGRTSQNVFTIFSGQRRHDDNDIHKAQSYIEKEFTTELSVEQIANQVNMSRRNFIRRFKNATSLNPTEYIQRVKVEAAKKALEAGETNIADVTYSIGYNDLKSFRTVFKRITGLTPIDYRNRYKSQELL; from the coding sequence ATGAAACATATTTCAATACTTGTATATGAAGATGCAATGCCTACAGCTATTTCTACGACAACGGCATTGCTTTCCAGCGCTAATGATGCAGCCATCGTAAAAGGATTTCCTCCTCCCTTCGATATCGAACTTATCGGTATAGATCTCAACAATGTACAATCAAGTCTTCATATGCAGTTTACCTGCAGCAAAACACTATCTGAACAATTTGACACAGATGTTGTGATTGTCCCTCCCATAAAAGCAGGATCAGAAGATATTCGTACCCTATTATTAAAGAACTATAAACTGGTTGACTGGATCAAAGAAAAATATAAGCAAAAAGCTGAAATCATCAGCCTTTGTACCGGTGCTTATTTCTTAGCTGAAAGTGGACTTCTCGACCATATGCCTGCCACTTCCCATTGGGATGCAATGGAAGATCTTGAGCAGAGATATCCATTAATTGATTTTAAACCTGATCATGTGGTTACTCATTCAAAAGCAATCATTACCGGTGGTGGAGGGTTCTCTTCCCTGAATGCCGTATTGTATTTTATAGAAAAAAACTGTGGTAAGGAAATATCTGTATCTTTAAGCAAATATTACGCATTAGATTATGGAAGGACTTCCCAAAATGTCTTTACAATATTCTCAGGTCAGCGCCGTCATGATGATAACGACATTCATAAGGCACAGAGTTATATAGAAAAAGAATTTACTACAGAGCTCTCTGTGGAGCAGATTGCCAACCAGGTGAATATGAGCAGGAGGAATTTCATCCGCCGCTTTAAAAATGCGACCTCACTGAATCCCACAGAATATATACAACGGGTAAAAGTAGAAGCTGCCAAAAAGGCTCTCGAAGCCGGAGAAACCAATATCGCTGATGTCACTTACAGTATAGGCTACAATGATCTTAAATCTTTCAGAACCGTATTCAAAAGAATTACGGGCCTGACTCCTATAGATTATAGAAACAGATACAAAAGCCAGGAACTGTTATAA
- a CDS encoding MBL fold metallo-hydrolase produces the protein MTKRFFNLTIILSATICSAQNSFKVIPLGIYGGGEESNLSSYMAAPVNSENYIALDAGTIRSGVEKAIEKGNFKQSPPLQVIQQNIKGYLISHAHLDHVSGMILNSPDDSKKSVYTLPTVGKIITDKYFSWESWANFTDSGEAPRLNKYKMISLDEGKEIPISDTEMNVTAFPLSHVNPYESTAFLVRHDGDYLLYLGDTGSDRIEKSNKLENLWKQISPYVDQQKLKGILIEVSFPNEQPDKSLFGHLTPNLLEQELNVLNSFCQPGKLAQVPVIITHLKLVDHNIEKIKTQLKEKNTLKMKYIFPVQGEKITL, from the coding sequence ATGACAAAACGTTTTTTTAATCTGACGATCATATTGTCAGCGACAATTTGTTCAGCACAAAATAGTTTTAAGGTGATTCCTTTAGGAATTTATGGTGGTGGAGAGGAGAGTAATTTATCCAGTTATATGGCTGCTCCTGTCAATTCTGAAAATTATATCGCTCTGGATGCGGGAACCATCCGTTCAGGAGTTGAAAAAGCCATTGAGAAAGGAAATTTCAAGCAAAGTCCTCCTTTACAGGTGATACAACAGAATATCAAAGGTTACCTCATCTCCCATGCCCATCTGGATCACGTAAGTGGAATGATCCTGAACAGCCCGGATGATTCCAAAAAATCTGTTTACACGCTCCCCACTGTAGGAAAGATCATTACTGATAAATATTTCTCATGGGAAAGCTGGGCCAATTTTACAGATTCAGGTGAAGCTCCCCGTTTAAACAAATACAAGATGATCAGTCTGGATGAAGGCAAAGAAATTCCTATTTCAGATACCGAAATGAATGTGACTGCTTTTCCGCTCAGCCATGTTAATCCCTATGAGAGTACCGCATTTCTTGTAAGACACGATGGTGATTATCTCTTATATCTGGGTGATACCGGAAGTGACCGCATTGAAAAAAGCAATAAGCTGGAGAATCTGTGGAAGCAGATTTCCCCTTATGTAGATCAGCAAAAATTAAAAGGAATATTAATCGAAGTTTCTTTTCCCAATGAACAGCCGGATAAATCATTGTTTGGCCACCTTACCCCGAATTTATTGGAACAGGAGCTGAATGTTCTGAATAGCTTCTGTCAACCTGGAAAACTGGCCCAGGTCCCTGTAATCATTACCCATTTAAAACTGGTGGATCATAACATTGAAAAAATCAAAACCCAGCTTAAAGAAAAAAATACTTTAAAAATGAAATATATTTTCCCTGTACAAGGAGAAAAAATCACTTTATAA
- a CDS encoding WG repeat-containing protein: MKTYLLALLIGTGSWVSAQDNLIPYNKNGVFGLCDIKGDIKVKPQYSNISFFNERTGGYIIRNYEKYGLINKQLKEVIPPNSSEPIFSAGENRVGAVIGNEIIFYDKNSFQEVKRQKIEPSNQEPGMPITAQYPDRTGPSREEVIALFKKKYGNKYKAERFNAVSANETYFDLEVFAEGKSKSIGLFLPKTNTFLLDEGDNTYSSAVWIPSKNSYYITVIDTTKRKSVITEDKKVIFEPKEYKRLYVMPTYIGYSEPNESSDKAANYYIINSGKAIKNQFSDFRSSGLLTVDGKGFQVFSADIENPDLHKSQKIYIGENGEQYFEVDFKYGN, encoded by the coding sequence ATGAAAACATATTTATTAGCATTACTGATTGGTACGGGTTCATGGGTCTCTGCTCAGGATAATTTAATACCTTATAATAAAAACGGAGTGTTTGGATTATGTGATATTAAAGGGGATATTAAAGTAAAACCTCAATATTCTAACATTTCATTTTTTAATGAACGAACTGGAGGTTACATAATACGGAATTATGAGAAATATGGACTTATTAACAAACAATTAAAAGAGGTAATTCCCCCAAATTCTAGTGAACCTATTTTTTCTGCGGGAGAAAATCGTGTGGGTGCTGTAATAGGGAACGAAATTATTTTTTACGATAAAAATAGCTTTCAAGAAGTAAAAAGACAGAAAATAGAACCGTCCAATCAGGAGCCTGGAATGCCTATTACAGCTCAGTATCCAGATAGGACAGGGCCTTCCCGAGAAGAAGTTATAGCTCTTTTCAAGAAGAAATACGGAAATAAATATAAAGCAGAACGCTTCAATGCTGTTTCAGCAAACGAAACCTATTTTGATTTAGAAGTTTTTGCAGAAGGTAAATCAAAATCGATTGGTTTGTTTTTGCCCAAGACAAATACCTTTTTATTGGATGAAGGAGATAATACCTACAGCTCAGCTGTCTGGATACCTTCAAAGAACTCTTACTATATTACTGTTATAGACACCACTAAGAGAAAATCTGTTATTACAGAAGATAAAAAAGTGATTTTCGAGCCAAAAGAATATAAGCGTCTTTACGTAATGCCTACTTATATCGGGTACAGTGAACCCAATGAATCCAGTGATAAAGCTGCAAATTACTATATTATTAATTCTGGAAAAGCAATTAAAAATCAATTTAGTGATTTCAGGTCTTCAGGTTTACTTACTGTCGATGGTAAGGGTTTTCAAGTGTTTTCTGCAGACATAGAGAATCCGGACCTTCATAAAAGTCAAAAAATATATATTGGTGAAAATGGAGAACAGTACTTTGAAGTAGATTTCAAATATGGCAATTAA